The genomic stretch TTAAATCCTATTAAACGCCTAACAATTGGAAGCCTGTTTGCAGGATTCTTCATCACCAACAACATCCTCCCTACATCCGTACCCCAAATGACAATCCCACTTTACTTAAAACTTACAGCTCTAAGCATCACTCTCCTAGGACTCCTGACAGCCCTAGACCTCAACTACCTCACCAACAAACTCAAAATAAAACACCCACCACACACATTTTACTTCTCCAACATACTCGGATTTTACCCCAACATCACACACCGCACAATTCCCTATCTAGGCCTTCTCATAAGTCAAAATCTACCCCTACTCCTCCTAGACCTAATTTGACTAGAAAAACTACTACCCAAAACAATCTCACAGCATCAAATCTCAGCCTCCATCACTACCTCTACCCAAAAAGGTTTGATCAAACTGTACTTCCTCTCTTTCTTCTTCCCTCTTCTTATAATCCTTCTTCTAATCACATAACCTATTACCCCGAGCAATCTCAATCACAATATATACACCAACAAATAACGTCCAACCAGTAACCACTACCAATCAACGCCCATAATCATACAAAGCCCCCGCACCAATAGGATCTTCCCGAATTAACCCTGAACCTTCCCCCTCATAAATCATTCAACTCCCCACATTATTAAAATTCACCACAACCACCACCCCATCATACTCTTTCACCCACAACACCAGCCCCACCTCCATTGCTAACCCCACTAAGACACTCACCAAGACCTCAACCCCAGACCCCCACGCCTCAGGATACTCCTCAATGGCCATCGCTGTAGTATACCCAAAAACAACCATCATCCCCCCTAAATAAATTAAAAAAACCATTAAACCCATATAACCTCCCCCACAGTTTAAAATAATAGCACACCCAACCACACCACTAACAATCAACACTAAACCCCCATAAATAGGAGAAGGCTTAGAGGAAAACCCCACAAACCCCATTACTAAACCCACACTCAATAAAAATAAAACATATGTCATCATTCTCGCACGGACCACGACCGCGACTAATGATATGAAAAACCATCGTTGTACTTCAACTACAAGAACATCAATGACCCCTATACGCAAAACTAACCCACTAGCAAAACTAATTAACCACTCATTCATTGACCTCCCTACCCCGTCCAACATCTCCACATGATGAAACTTCGGCTCACTCCTTGGTGCCTGCTTAATCCTTCAAATCACCACAGGGCTATTCCTAGCCATACACTACTCACCTGATGCCTCAACCGCCTTCTCATCAATCGCCCACATCACCCGAGATGTAAACTATGGCTGAACCATCCGCTACCTCCACGCTAACGGCGCCTCAATATTCTTCATTTGCCTCTTTCTACACATCGGCCGGGGCCTATACTACGGCTCATTTCTCCACCAAGAAACCTGAAACATCGGCATCATCCTCCTACTCACAACCATAGCAACAGCCTTCATAGGCTATGTCCTCCCATGAGGCCAAATATCCTTCTGAGGGGCCACAGTAATCACAAACTTGCTATCCGCCATCCCGTACATCGGAACAGATCTAGTCCAATGAGTTTGAGGTGGTTACTCAGTAGATAGCCCTACCCTTACACGATTCTTTACCTTCCACTTTATCCTACCCTTC from Gorilla gorilla gorilla mitochondrion, complete genome encodes the following:
- the ND6 gene encoding NADH dehydrogenase subunit 6: MTYVLFLLSVGLVMGFVGFSSKPSPIYGGLVLIVSGVVGCAIILNCGGGYMGLMVFLIYLGGMMVVFGYTTAMAIEEYPEAWGSGVEVLVSVLVGLAMEVGLVLWVKEYDGVVVVVNFNNVGSWMIYEGEGSGLIREDPIGAGALYDYGRWLVVVTGWTLFVGVYIVIEIARGN